The DNA window ACATATGCATCCATAAATAACATAGATAGTGAAGAAGATAAGCCTCCAAAAGAAGTagatacaaataaaaaagaaaataaagccaaaaaaagtaaaaaaaaaaaaaagaaaagattGGGAATGCAAAATGAAtctaaagaaaatgatagcTATCAAAACATATTAGAATATACACCAAAAAGACAAGcctcaaaaaattatgttcaCCGTGGCTATTCTGGAGAAAAAATTACGAAGAATGCTACAACACGAATAAACACGGGTTtaagaacaaaaaaagggATTTCAAGAAAGAAAACATAtgaggaaaaaaatattttgaaacaAGCATATGGCTCTAGTTctataaatgatattttatcagaaaaaaaggtgaataaaaaaaaaaaaaatctaaagaaaaatatcgATATAGACAACAATAATAGCATTGATAATATACAACCTCTACAAGAATTGAAGTCAAGTAATAGTATTGGAAAGAAGAGTAAAAGAAAAGTAGTAaaggaaaagaaaaaaaacaaaaaaaaacacaaaaaagAGGGGAAAACAACTATTAATTTGGATGGTATCAATATGTCGAATGAACTTAAATCCAGtaacaatattattataaaaaaaaataaaaaaaataaaaataaaaccgAAAAAGAAAGCATactaaaatatgtaaataatggTGACCAAACTATTCCCAAGAGTGCcttaaatgaagaaaacaaatttaatacTTTCAATAGTGGTAATTCTATAACGAATATCGAAACTAATAAAATGCGtgatatattaaacaaGGAACTTGCAAAGAAAAGAATCAAAACaaagtaaaataatttaaatagtcattgtcttttttgtttattattctaatattatatttgctTGTCACTACCactgttatttttattttttatattaacattttattgtggttacatttttttataatgattacttcaaaattattttattgctttttttttgtttaataataaagcggaatttttgtctttaaaacatttaactatttaaaatatgtagctatatacatatgtgtgCATAAAGTATCATTATgaatttgaatattttaaaaagacAATACCtttattttctctttttttttacttgttttttttaaaacaacgtattaaaaatgttaggAATAAAGCTATAAATATGgaataatgtaaaaaataacaaatagtaatatatcAGCTGGTATAtagttattaaaataaaattgaactagctatattttatggctgtataaataaaaagctAGCTGGCTAGCTAAATATATGACAACTATTATATGTACAGGcaggaaaataattatatatattttacaaaatatatatattttttaatgtatttttatttatttttgcgtctttttttatacattttttaccttttcattttttcatataatttttttataaatttgtttctatagaatttgtatttttttttgaattgtctttttttttacgttaagaatatgtttttttttagtagtGAAAAACCCAAAGTTATAATCGAAACACCAACATCATCGATatcacaaaataatattcctGTATTTTCGTCCCCTTCATTAGAGAGCAAAATGTATAGTAGCAGCTATTCGTATAGTAATCCCCTTACGGGAGCATATAGTACAACTCaccaaaatgaatataaatataatgttacaaaatatacaacAAACCCACACAATAATCGAAAtgttgaatatataaaaacaattgaAAGTCCCACTGAGTTATATTATGAAACAATTCccttaaaaacaaatacaaacaatatatttgaaataaaCCCATCGAAAGAAGAATCAAACAAAATTACATATAATCCTAGGATAGAGGTATATTCAACATCCGATTTTGTAATTATCATGATGAATCTTCCGGGTGTttcaaaagaaaatttaaatgttGAATTAGAAAAGGgattgttaaaaatatgtggaaacaaatataaaccACAAATCGaagaattagaaaaaacGAATGAATATCATACTAAAATCATTGAAAGAGTTAgtgaatattatttttgtaaaatattccAAATGCCACCTGCCTTTTCAGAGGGGCAAAGTATATCATGCACACTAAAGGATGGGGAACTTGTCCTTAAAATTTTAGCGAGTGAATTAAAAACTCAGAAAAAGGTTATTCAAGTAACCTCATAAGATGGTGCTTCCTGAATAGTGGCAAACAccaacatttttttcacgtcataatatgcattatcattattattatcatttttttatgctcGAATTTGCAATAACATTTTGCCTCCCTTGGGCATGTCTTgcatattttccattttgtgTGTGTGTACTTATTATAGAAGCATCCAATGATTTAAAGGCATATACcttaaatgtaaaaatataccaaaaaactatttatttatgtttaaaaatgttcGTATTTTAAAGCattgaaaaacaaaataaaaggaaatatgaaataaaaaaacaaaaaaagaaactaaataaatttaataagataaaaatatatataattccaCGGATTATAAAAGCATGTGTCTATTGTAAGTTATGAACAGATATATGGTTACAGtaccatatttataaaaataagaatttatgaattaaacatattaatatattatttgttagtgtaattttatttgaaggtaacacatttttttctttgaatatttttaatttcactaaactcattaatattttgttttaaaatattaaatttgtttttaattaatttttgtttttcataacattttttaatgtctTCAACTAGATctgaatttttttgaagtaGAGATTTTCCAACATTTTGTAAATGACTATgtgattttaaaaagtttataattttatatgataaaatttcaGTTAAAcgtttttgaatttttttaaatttattttcataataattatttaatcctaaaaaaaaataataatgtctTATAACATTTTGTACAAAAGGCATTTGTtgattttcatcatttggGTCAATTCGATTTTTCCAAATTAGATGGATGTCATTTTTCTTGAGATAATAATCCTTAACATgaatataatcattttttatttttattagtttttttattaacgtAGCACATTCTAATTCATCACTTCTTTTTAcatccatattttttataaaatgttttaaactggatataaaaaattcagGATTTATAGCTTCAAAAATTTGagaaatattattgctactatttatttttgacaTAATATCTTtgtatgttttattattattatttttatcttttgtTTGGTCAAGCAAagtatttgtattatatagtaataaaaatgcgttttttaaaaagccGACAATTGGGTTATCACAAGGATTGTTTAAAGATTTTGAATAAGTTACATTATGTGTCGTAATAGACATAAAATTCGTAACATTTATaggtatatttttagagtatataattttatttttatgattttgACCATATTCTAATCCTATCATTGTTTCAGTATTACTGTTCATGAGATTTGAATACTTGATTAGTGTCCCTTGATGAAGTCCATTTGTTAAACTAGTTGCTGTAAGGTTGTTCATTTTGGGCactgattttttattgagCATACTTTGGATCGTCAGATAATCACCAGTTTTATTAGTATTTCCCATTATAGCACGATTTCTGTGTATCTTGCTGTGTATAGATTTCGTTCCAagatagaaaataaaatttttttttataagttCATTCATATAATCATTACACCGagagtatatataaaatgataatatatttttatacataaatatatctacTGAATCATCATCAATAATTTTagtattaattatataatttataatgtttgtgttattttcattttgacCTAGTATACAAAAtggtttataatttttttttttttttactagaTAGGTTGTTGTATCATTATCTTTATTCTGTAATTGTAAATGatctttatataaattaaatttaaaacaatcataaattaaaaaaatatttttatatattgggcaagtaaaaaaatttagattttctttcataaataattgATTTCTTCTTTGAGACTCTAAATTGATATAatgtgtaaatataaagtaTACTTCATTTAGCTTGGTATTTGAAATATCGTGATCATCTGTTTGTATAACTACTGGATGTAAAACAtgttgtatattatataaaacgtTGGATTGAAATATATCGAAATTTTCAACTTTGTTAATGTCTTGAAAGCTTTTTAGTAATTCttcttcctttttatttttaaataatttaataaaattatcataaCATAGTTGTTTAGTATGATCTagcaataaataattataataatcaaattcataaaaatttattttggatttaaaaattgttgttttcatatataaactatttgtgcatatttcatatattaatcTAGCTGATAATATATGTCTTACACTAATTAGATAAACTATAACATATACAAACTTGAGCcataacaaatttataattattactttgctattattaaaacaaattaaattattatcattaagTACGATACATTTTACATTTGGCATCCCTGTATAATAAgcatcaaaaaataaaacatttaaaatGTAGTATTCAAATTGTAATTCTTTATCTATCTTATcttcatatatttcatttgtttcttcataacatgaaaaaaacaaatcatCTTcccttttgttttttatgctTTCTTTATGTCGTCCTGTGATAGTACGAGTCttatgttttttctttagCTTGTCATCCTTCAGTTTGATTACATCCTCGATATCTGAACTTGAGCTTTCCTCTTTGCAGTAttcaatttttgttttattttttttttctttatttgtttgATCTTTTCCTTCTTCATTTCTATGGGTTATCAAATCTTTTActgtataattatttttcattcttTGACCATAGTCATCAtacttttctttatttattaaattcgtAAAACCTgatatatccattttttctaaatgtACATtctctttattattaaatatgttaaagaaaaacggttcgtttttttttttaaaaattgaaaatgttacatgtttttttgttttatttcccTTCTCATAATGTGTGtgattatttttgatatttaaAGAAACACAAGgagttataaaataatttaataaaaaaaaagatatatatcCTAATTTACTACAAACACATATGATAACTAaactattataatatattaagtttatacatttatattctGATGGatttaaacaatttataACATAAGGAACATATtccatttctttttcttcatctATTTTGGTATCATCTTTCGATTCTTTTCTTGATATAGGGTatgtttcattttgtttaccAAATCGCATACacacatatttttcttcatatttaCGTATAGAacaattttcaaaatgattataatattctAAAAAGTCTTgattatatgatatatgttcgttattttttatttcacttCCCATTCTTATCTGATTTAGTTCATGTAATAATGGATAACtgatataacatttttttgtaaaaataggagaataaattaaaacaattcCAACTTTTAAAAGAACAAATATACATGTTTCAATCCataatacattttcatTCATAGATCCAAAACAAAAATCAACTGCtaaattttgatatttatatttgttatatagatatcttttttgtttatttatttcattttttttatctcgAAGtttggaaatatttttttgtttttttactttacCGTTTTCATATTCCCAAATAGTATTAACTTCTGCTGAACTTAAACCTAAATCGTCACCATAATAATTAACCATTGAATCGAAACCggaatttatatttcttttattttgtttcgATGAATCATACGTTTTTTCACTATAATTAGATATGTctccatatttatattcgcTATTATTTTGAGATTCTCCATgcttttcctttttatttgaaactGTTGTACTTTTATCTTCCCCTTCATCAAAATTAGTGTAATCCTTTTCATTAGTCAAATCGTTTACTTCTCTTTTTTCGATAgtacacatttttaaattttcatggGCTTTACTTATGTTTTctgaaatttttttttttaaattgtctACATCATCATTAGtgttttgcattttttgtaaaagtATACTTATATCAGgtaaaacaattttaatttcttcctttatatgtttattttttatattaattaatctAATTATTCCTCGATAATTACATGTAAAAAGTTTATATGGTATAACCTGTTCATAAGTTAAAAgtgttattatattttttgatttattaaacCATTCTGCTTTAAttacttttctttttttagatattttaaaatgtttattatttaaaatcgATTCTGCTTtgacaaaattattttttatatatttatttttaactaGTATACATTCTTGTTGTGAAAGTAAAAATAGATTATCCCCATTCCCATGAATTTGTACAAAAAAACCATCTTTTTCtacattataatttaatatttcaacTTTAATTTCGTCATAAGagcatttattattttcatggATATGCTTACCTATAATTACATAACTTATTacttgattttttttttcaattttattataaacattttctATACACCATTGCcttaaaatgaaataaacataatagTTTTCTACTCCACTGATAGACATACCATTTGTTTTGCaataattttgattattttctttttcatctaTATTGTCCTTACTCTTATTAATGGATTCACTTATGTTTTgatatccatttttttcgcCACCCTTCGAATTCGTAGCATGATTATCTTCTTCAATATCTGTAATAAGAggtatatgtttttttccgattgttttttttatacaacaCAACTTTAAATCAAGTAAGTTatcaaaatgtttttttttatttaagtatttttcttcatatgGTATGTtcttttttacattatcaATTCGatacttatttattaaaaaaatggaattcGGTAATAGCTTATCCGATGAGCAATCTTCatcatataaattcattttttcccaCTCCCTTATTTCAATtatcttatatttttactatttttattactatatatcagttttttttttgttagtGGGGAAATGAAAATGCTTAAAggtgtatgcatatacatatgcgTAAATTTACATACGTACTTGTGGCATTCATGTATATTTGATAGGAACATCCccccaaaaaaa is part of the Plasmodium chabaudi chabaudi strain AS genome assembly, chromosome: 6 genome and encodes:
- a CDS encoding HSP20-like chaperone, putative produces the protein MFFFSSEKPKVIIETPTSSISQNNIPVFSSPSLESKMYSSSYSYSNPLTGAYSTTHQNEYKYNVTKYTTNPHNNRNVEYIKTIESPTELYYETIPLKTNTNNIFEINPSKEESNKITYNPRIEVYSTSDFVIIMMNLPGVSKENLNVELEKGLLKICGNKYKPQIEELEKTNEYHTKIIERVSEYYFCKIFQMPPAFSEGQSISCTLKDGELVLKILASELKTQKKVIQVTS